A section of the Chryseobacterium scophthalmum genome encodes:
- a CDS encoding RNA polymerase sigma factor — translation MKLLFKNKKEDLLSRLKKQDPAAQKIFYDQSVKKFLSVAKSYVSDLYQAEDCVIKAFCKIFKHIESFRGEGNFEGWARKIVVNECLNFIKSRKTVFYLDDVHASVLEDLHEEAIDFDFNAQELLDQLPDAYRMVFNLYVIEEYSHQEIADTLNISLAVSKTQLFRAKEKLRKIYFQQQKKLKNEHV, via the coding sequence ATGAAGCTTTTGTTTAAAAATAAAAAAGAAGATTTGCTGAGCCGGCTGAAGAAGCAGGATCCTGCTGCGCAGAAAATCTTTTATGACCAAAGTGTAAAAAAATTCCTGAGTGTGGCAAAAAGCTACGTCAGCGATTTATATCAGGCGGAAGATTGCGTGATTAAAGCATTTTGTAAAATTTTTAAACATATCGAAAGCTTTCGCGGTGAAGGAAATTTTGAAGGATGGGCGAGAAAAATTGTAGTCAACGAATGTCTCAATTTTATCAAAAGCCGTAAAACGGTTTTCTATCTGGATGATGTTCACGCTTCTGTTTTGGAAGATTTACATGAAGAGGCAATAGATTTTGATTTTAATGCTCAGGAACTTTTAGATCAGCTTCCGGATGCGTACAGAATGGTTTTCAACCTTTATGTGATTGAAGAATATTCGCATCAGGAAATTGCAGATACGCTAAATATTTCTTTGGCAGTAAGCAAAACCCAACTCTTCAGAGCAAAAGAAAAATTGAGAAAGATCTACTTTCAACAACAAAAAAAACTGAAAAATGAACACGTTTAA
- a CDS encoding DUF3667 domain-containing protein yields the protein MTTTCKNCGHIFEGRYCNHCGQSANTHRIDAKFLWEDIEHGLLHYDKGILYTAKQLFLKPGYIIKDYIKGKRVHHFKPISLSIVMATLYALVYHLTNVNLVVKDNGTSGAVFDEILEHYYWFVFITIPIFALSTAVFFKKVGYNFWEYFIFEALKVSQRLIVHILFLPIILLFNDPPATNFIVKLLLFIDLALIFWTNLQFFNHLPKFKVFYLTIFNYLLYLSITTVLLALFILAFFRE from the coding sequence ACAACCTGTAAAAATTGCGGACATATTTTTGAAGGAAGATACTGCAATCATTGCGGTCAGTCTGCAAATACGCATAGAATTGATGCTAAATTTCTTTGGGAAGATATTGAGCATGGTCTTCTGCATTATGATAAGGGAATTCTCTACACCGCAAAACAGCTTTTCCTGAAACCCGGATATATCATCAAAGATTATATCAAAGGAAAAAGAGTTCACCACTTCAAACCGATTTCACTGTCGATTGTTATGGCAACGCTTTACGCATTGGTGTATCACTTGACAAATGTGAATCTTGTTGTTAAAGATAACGGAACTTCAGGAGCTGTGTTTGATGAAATTTTAGAACATTATTATTGGTTTGTCTTTATTACCATTCCTATTTTTGCTTTAAGCACAGCGGTATTTTTTAAGAAAGTAGGATATAACTTTTGGGAATATTTTATTTTTGAAGCTCTGAAGGTTTCGCAGCGATTGATTGTGCATATCTTATTCTTACCGATTATCTTGCTATTTAATGATCCGCCTGCAACAAATTTTATTGTTAAATTATTATTGTTTATTGATCTTGCTTTAATTTTCTGGACCAATTTGCAGTTCTTTAATCATCTTCCTAAATTCAAAGTATTTTACCTTACCATATTCAATTACTTGTTGTATTTGTCAATAACGACGGTGCTTTTAGCCCTGTTTATTCTTGCTTTTTTTAGAGAGTAA